A single genomic interval of Macaca nemestrina isolate mMacNem1 chromosome 14, mMacNem.hap1, whole genome shotgun sequence harbors:
- the LOC105487056 gene encoding WD repeat-containing protein 31 isoform X5, whose product MVMMWDLHGSSQPRQQLCGHAMVVTGLAVSPDSSQLCTGSRDNTLLLWDVVTGQSVERASVSRNVVTHLCWVPREPYILQTSEDKTLRLWDSRGLQVAHMFPAKQYIQTYCEVSVDGHKCVSCSNGFGGEGCEATLWDLRQTRNRICEYKGHFQTVASCVFLPRALALMPLIATSSHDCKVKIWNQDTGACLFTLSLDGSGPLTSLAVGDAISLLCASFNRGIHLLRMDHSRGLELQEVAAF is encoded by the exons ATGGTCATGATGTGGGACTTGCACGGTTCCTCACAACCAAGGCAGCAATTGTGTGGCCATGCCATGGTGGTCACCGGATTGGCTGTGAGTCCAG ACTCATCACAGCTGTGCACTGGCTCTCGGGACAACACCCTGCTTCTGTGGGATGTGGTGACAGGACAGAGTGTGGAAAGAGCATCTGTCTCCAGAAACGTG gTCACTCACCTGTGCTGGGTCCCCAGAGAACCATACATACTACAGACCTCTGAAGATAAAACCCTCAG ATTATGGGACAGTCGGGGGCTGCAGGTAGCTCATATGTTTCCTGCAAAGCAGTACATTCAGACCTACTGTGAAGTCAGTGTGGATGGACACAAGTGTGTCTCCTGCAGCAATGGCTTTGGAGGAGAAGGCTGTGAAGCCACG TTGTGGGACCTAAGACAGACTCGAAACAGAATATGTGAGTATAAGGGGCATTTCCAGACTGTTGCATCCTGCGTCTTTCTACCAAGAGCATTGGCCTTGATGCCTTTAATTGCTACCTCATCACATGATTGCAAGGTGAAGATTTGGAACCAAGATACTGGAG CCTGCCTTTTCACCTTGTCTCTGGATGGATCAGGACCCTTGACTTCTCTGGCTGTTGGTGACGCCATCTCCTTATTGTGTGCAAGTTTTAACAGAGGAATTCACTTACTCAGAATGGACCACAGCCGAGGGCTGGAACTGCAGGAAGTGGCAGCATTCTGA
- the LOC105487056 gene encoding WD repeat-containing protein 31 isoform X4 yields MLLLRPDEIIEERIQTKAFQEYSPAHMDTVSVVAALNSDVCVSGGKDKTVVAYNWKTGNVVKRFKGHEHEITKVTCIPNSNQFFSASRDRMVMMWDLHGSSQPRQQLCGHAMVVTGLAVSPDSSQLCTGSRDNTLLLWDVVTGQSVERASVSRNVVTHLCWVPREPYILQTSEDKTLRLWDSRGLQVAHMFPAKQYIQTYCEVSVDGHKCVSCSNGFGGEGCEATLWDLRQTRNRICEYKGHFQTVASCVFLPRALALMPLIATSSHDCKVKIWNQDTGACLFTLSLDGSGPLTSLAVGDAISLLCASFNRGIHLLRMDHSRGLELQEVAAF; encoded by the exons ATGCTGCTACTCAG GCCTGATGAAATTATAGAAGAGAGAATTCAGACTAAAGCTTTTCAAGAGTATAGCCCAGCTCACATGGATACCGTCTCTGTCGTTGCTGCTTTGAACTCAGATGTTTGTGTCTCTGGAGGGAAAGATAAG ACAGTTGTGGCCTATAATTGGAAAACTGGAAATGTGGTGAAAAggttcaaaggacatgaacatgaGATCACCAAG GTAACCTGTATTCCCAATTCCAACCAGTTCTTCAGTGCCTCTCGTGACAGGATGGTCATGATGTGGGACTTGCACGGTTCCTCACAACCAAGGCAGCAATTGTGTGGCCATGCCATGGTGGTCACCGGATTGGCTGTGAGTCCAG ACTCATCACAGCTGTGCACTGGCTCTCGGGACAACACCCTGCTTCTGTGGGATGTGGTGACAGGACAGAGTGTGGAAAGAGCATCTGTCTCCAGAAACGTG gTCACTCACCTGTGCTGGGTCCCCAGAGAACCATACATACTACAGACCTCTGAAGATAAAACCCTCAG ATTATGGGACAGTCGGGGGCTGCAGGTAGCTCATATGTTTCCTGCAAAGCAGTACATTCAGACCTACTGTGAAGTCAGTGTGGATGGACACAAGTGTGTCTCCTGCAGCAATGGCTTTGGAGGAGAAGGCTGTGAAGCCACG TTGTGGGACCTAAGACAGACTCGAAACAGAATATGTGAGTATAAGGGGCATTTCCAGACTGTTGCATCCTGCGTCTTTCTACCAAGAGCATTGGCCTTGATGCCTTTAATTGCTACCTCATCACATGATTGCAAGGTGAAGATTTGGAACCAAGATACTGGAG CCTGCCTTTTCACCTTGTCTCTGGATGGATCAGGACCCTTGACTTCTCTGGCTGTTGGTGACGCCATCTCCTTATTGTGTGCAAGTTTTAACAGAGGAATTCACTTACTCAGAATGGACCACAGCCGAGGGCTGGAACTGCAGGAAGTGGCAGCATTCTGA
- the LOC105487056 gene encoding WD repeat-containing protein 31 isoform X3, with amino-acid sequence MLLLSRPDEIIEERIQTKAFQEYSPAHMDTVSVVAALNSDVCVSGGKDKTVVAYNWKTGNVVKRFKGHEHEITKVTCIPNSNQFFSASRDRMVMMWDLHGSSQPRQQLCGHAMVVTGLAVSPDSSQLCTGSRDNTLLLWDVVTGQSVERASVSRNVVTHLCWVPREPYILQTSEDKTLRLWDSRGLQVAHMFPAKQYIQTYCEVSVDGHKCVSCSNGFGGEGCEATLWDLRQTRNRICEYKGHFQTVASCVFLPRALALMPLIATSSHDCKVKIWNQDTGACLFTLSLDGSGPLTSLAVGDAISLLCASFNRGIHLLRMDHSRGLELQEVAAF; translated from the exons ATGCTGCTACTCAG CAGGCCTGATGAAATTATAGAAGAGAGAATTCAGACTAAAGCTTTTCAAGAGTATAGCCCAGCTCACATGGATACCGTCTCTGTCGTTGCTGCTTTGAACTCAGATGTTTGTGTCTCTGGAGGGAAAGATAAG ACAGTTGTGGCCTATAATTGGAAAACTGGAAATGTGGTGAAAAggttcaaaggacatgaacatgaGATCACCAAG GTAACCTGTATTCCCAATTCCAACCAGTTCTTCAGTGCCTCTCGTGACAGGATGGTCATGATGTGGGACTTGCACGGTTCCTCACAACCAAGGCAGCAATTGTGTGGCCATGCCATGGTGGTCACCGGATTGGCTGTGAGTCCAG ACTCATCACAGCTGTGCACTGGCTCTCGGGACAACACCCTGCTTCTGTGGGATGTGGTGACAGGACAGAGTGTGGAAAGAGCATCTGTCTCCAGAAACGTG gTCACTCACCTGTGCTGGGTCCCCAGAGAACCATACATACTACAGACCTCTGAAGATAAAACCCTCAG ATTATGGGACAGTCGGGGGCTGCAGGTAGCTCATATGTTTCCTGCAAAGCAGTACATTCAGACCTACTGTGAAGTCAGTGTGGATGGACACAAGTGTGTCTCCTGCAGCAATGGCTTTGGAGGAGAAGGCTGTGAAGCCACG TTGTGGGACCTAAGACAGACTCGAAACAGAATATGTGAGTATAAGGGGCATTTCCAGACTGTTGCATCCTGCGTCTTTCTACCAAGAGCATTGGCCTTGATGCCTTTAATTGCTACCTCATCACATGATTGCAAGGTGAAGATTTGGAACCAAGATACTGGAG CCTGCCTTTTCACCTTGTCTCTGGATGGATCAGGACCCTTGACTTCTCTGGCTGTTGGTGACGCCATCTCCTTATTGTGTGCAAGTTTTAACAGAGGAATTCACTTACTCAGAATGGACCACAGCCGAGGGCTGGAACTGCAGGAAGTGGCAGCATTCTGA
- the LOC105487056 gene encoding WD repeat-containing protein 31 isoform X2, with amino-acid sequence MLLLRYQLKQAPPQKVWCRFCAVMGKLQSKLKHSTYKYRPDEIIEERIQTKAFQEYSPAHMDTVSVVAALNSDVCVSGGKDKTVVAYNWKTGNVVKRFKGHEHEITKVTCIPNSNQFFSASRDRMVMMWDLHGSSQPRQQLCGHAMVVTGLAVSPDSSQLCTGSRDNTLLLWDVVTGQSVERASVSRNVVTHLCWVPREPYILQTSEDKTLRLWDSRGLQVAHMFPAKQYIQTYCEVSVDGHKCVSCSNGFGGEGCEATLWDLRQTRNRICEYKGHFQTVASCVFLPRALALMPLIATSSHDCKVKIWNQDTGACLFTLSLDGSGPLTSLAVGDAISLLCASFNRGIHLLRMDHSRGLELQEVAAF; translated from the exons ATGCTGCTACTCAGGTACCAACTGAAACAAGCTCCTCCACAGAAGGTTTGGTGTAGGTTTTGTGCTGTGATGGGGAAACTGCAAAGCAAACTCAAACACAGCACTTACAAATACAG GCCTGATGAAATTATAGAAGAGAGAATTCAGACTAAAGCTTTTCAAGAGTATAGCCCAGCTCACATGGATACCGTCTCTGTCGTTGCTGCTTTGAACTCAGATGTTTGTGTCTCTGGAGGGAAAGATAAG ACAGTTGTGGCCTATAATTGGAAAACTGGAAATGTGGTGAAAAggttcaaaggacatgaacatgaGATCACCAAG GTAACCTGTATTCCCAATTCCAACCAGTTCTTCAGTGCCTCTCGTGACAGGATGGTCATGATGTGGGACTTGCACGGTTCCTCACAACCAAGGCAGCAATTGTGTGGCCATGCCATGGTGGTCACCGGATTGGCTGTGAGTCCAG ACTCATCACAGCTGTGCACTGGCTCTCGGGACAACACCCTGCTTCTGTGGGATGTGGTGACAGGACAGAGTGTGGAAAGAGCATCTGTCTCCAGAAACGTG gTCACTCACCTGTGCTGGGTCCCCAGAGAACCATACATACTACAGACCTCTGAAGATAAAACCCTCAG ATTATGGGACAGTCGGGGGCTGCAGGTAGCTCATATGTTTCCTGCAAAGCAGTACATTCAGACCTACTGTGAAGTCAGTGTGGATGGACACAAGTGTGTCTCCTGCAGCAATGGCTTTGGAGGAGAAGGCTGTGAAGCCACG TTGTGGGACCTAAGACAGACTCGAAACAGAATATGTGAGTATAAGGGGCATTTCCAGACTGTTGCATCCTGCGTCTTTCTACCAAGAGCATTGGCCTTGATGCCTTTAATTGCTACCTCATCACATGATTGCAAGGTGAAGATTTGGAACCAAGATACTGGAG CCTGCCTTTTCACCTTGTCTCTGGATGGATCAGGACCCTTGACTTCTCTGGCTGTTGGTGACGCCATCTCCTTATTGTGTGCAAGTTTTAACAGAGGAATTCACTTACTCAGAATGGACCACAGCCGAGGGCTGGAACTGCAGGAAGTGGCAGCATTCTGA
- the LOC105487056 gene encoding WD repeat-containing protein 31 isoform X1 — protein MLLLRYQLKQAPPQKVWCRFCAVMGKLQSKLKHSTYKYSRPDEIIEERIQTKAFQEYSPAHMDTVSVVAALNSDVCVSGGKDKTVVAYNWKTGNVVKRFKGHEHEITKVTCIPNSNQFFSASRDRMVMMWDLHGSSQPRQQLCGHAMVVTGLAVSPDSSQLCTGSRDNTLLLWDVVTGQSVERASVSRNVVTHLCWVPREPYILQTSEDKTLRLWDSRGLQVAHMFPAKQYIQTYCEVSVDGHKCVSCSNGFGGEGCEATLWDLRQTRNRICEYKGHFQTVASCVFLPRALALMPLIATSSHDCKVKIWNQDTGACLFTLSLDGSGPLTSLAVGDAISLLCASFNRGIHLLRMDHSRGLELQEVAAF, from the exons ATGCTGCTACTCAGGTACCAACTGAAACAAGCTCCTCCACAGAAGGTTTGGTGTAGGTTTTGTGCTGTGATGGGGAAACTGCAAAGCAAACTCAAACACAGCACTTACAAATACAG CAGGCCTGATGAAATTATAGAAGAGAGAATTCAGACTAAAGCTTTTCAAGAGTATAGCCCAGCTCACATGGATACCGTCTCTGTCGTTGCTGCTTTGAACTCAGATGTTTGTGTCTCTGGAGGGAAAGATAAG ACAGTTGTGGCCTATAATTGGAAAACTGGAAATGTGGTGAAAAggttcaaaggacatgaacatgaGATCACCAAG GTAACCTGTATTCCCAATTCCAACCAGTTCTTCAGTGCCTCTCGTGACAGGATGGTCATGATGTGGGACTTGCACGGTTCCTCACAACCAAGGCAGCAATTGTGTGGCCATGCCATGGTGGTCACCGGATTGGCTGTGAGTCCAG ACTCATCACAGCTGTGCACTGGCTCTCGGGACAACACCCTGCTTCTGTGGGATGTGGTGACAGGACAGAGTGTGGAAAGAGCATCTGTCTCCAGAAACGTG gTCACTCACCTGTGCTGGGTCCCCAGAGAACCATACATACTACAGACCTCTGAAGATAAAACCCTCAG ATTATGGGACAGTCGGGGGCTGCAGGTAGCTCATATGTTTCCTGCAAAGCAGTACATTCAGACCTACTGTGAAGTCAGTGTGGATGGACACAAGTGTGTCTCCTGCAGCAATGGCTTTGGAGGAGAAGGCTGTGAAGCCACG TTGTGGGACCTAAGACAGACTCGAAACAGAATATGTGAGTATAAGGGGCATTTCCAGACTGTTGCATCCTGCGTCTTTCTACCAAGAGCATTGGCCTTGATGCCTTTAATTGCTACCTCATCACATGATTGCAAGGTGAAGATTTGGAACCAAGATACTGGAG CCTGCCTTTTCACCTTGTCTCTGGATGGATCAGGACCCTTGACTTCTCTGGCTGTTGGTGACGCCATCTCCTTATTGTGTGCAAGTTTTAACAGAGGAATTCACTTACTCAGAATGGACCACAGCCGAGGGCTGGAACTGCAGGAAGTGGCAGCATTCTGA